One Diospyros lotus cultivar Yz01 chromosome 1, ASM1463336v1, whole genome shotgun sequence genomic window carries:
- the LOC127800978 gene encoding probable magnesium transporter NIPA3 isoform X2, whose product MMAFSKDNLIGFLLALSSSGFIGASFIIKKKGLRRAAAASGVRAGVGGYSYLAEPLWWLGMITMIIGEIANFVAYAFAPAVLVTPLGALSIIVSAVLAHFILKERLHQLGILGCVMCIAGSVLIVIHAPQERPITSVQEIWTMATQPAFLLYVGSVIVLVFILIFYFAPQCGHSNALVFIGICSLMGSLSVMSVKALGTSLKLTFEGKNQLIYPETWCFMFVVTTCVVTQMNYLNKKFSRDLVKDRNLL is encoded by the exons ATGATGGCTTTTTCGAAGGACAATCTGATTGGGTTTCTTCTGGCTCTCTCGTCGAGTGGGTTCATTGGAGCGAGCTTCATTATCAAGAAGAAAGGCCTGAGAAGAGCTGCGGCCGCTTCCGGTGTCAGAGCCG GCGTTGGCGGATATTCGTATCTTGCTGAGCCTCTCTGGTGGTTGGGGATGATCACAA tgaTCATTGGAGAGATTGCAAACTTTGTGGCATATGCTTTTGCTCCTGCAGTACTAGTTACCCCTCTTGGCGCATTAAGCATTATTGTCAG CGCTGTATTGGCACACTTTATCTTGAAGGAGAGGTTACACCAGCTAGGAATTTTGGGTTGTGTGATGTGCATAGCGGGTTCTGTCCTAATTGTTATCCATGCACCACAAGAGCGTCCTATCACTTCTGTTCAGGAAATATGGACTATGGCAACTCAGCCAG CCTTTTTGCTATATGTGGGATCCGTAATTGTGTTGGTATTCATCCTGATCTTCTATTTTGCACCTCAATGTGGGCATTCAAATGCTCTAGTTTTCATCGGAATTTGTTCACTGATGGGTTCTCTCTCG GTGATGAGTGTTAAGGCCCTTGGAACTTCACTGAAATTGACTTTTGAAGGAAAGAACCAGTTGATCTATCCAGAGACATGGTGTTTTATGTTTGTTGTCACCACATGTGTTGTCACACAGATGAATTATCTCAACAAG AAGTTCTCCAGAGACCTTGTGAAGGACAGAAATTTGTTATGA